In one Cupriavidus taiwanensis genomic region, the following are encoded:
- a CDS encoding acyl-CoA dehydrogenase family protein, producing MNFNLSDEQKQLADAVRRFIDKDYGFEDRKKNYESAAGYGETAWSALAELGLTALPVPEAQGGFAGKALDMMVVQQELGRGLIVEPYLATVVGAYALGLAGGQDALLEQVAGGELKLAVAFNEPQARYELNHVRVTARDGKLNGRKTVVVHGGQADRLIVSARSSGAEADQDGISLFLVDAKGAGVSIKDYRTIDNLRAADISFQDAPAQLLGEAGKGFALVEQVADYAAVLLCAEAVGVMDTLNAATLEYAKTRQQFGVPIARFQALQHRMVEMFIHAEQSRSITLLAAARFEEATPEQRRRYVSAAKARVGQAARTVGQEAVQIHGGMGVTNELPAAHMFKRLTMINTTFGDVDHHLGRFAAQPGFQEAA from the coding sequence ATGAACTTCAATCTCAGCGACGAACAGAAGCAGCTGGCCGACGCCGTCCGCCGTTTCATCGACAAGGACTACGGTTTCGAGGACCGCAAGAAGAACTACGAAAGCGCCGCCGGCTACGGCGAAACGGCATGGAGCGCGCTGGCCGAGCTTGGCCTGACCGCGCTGCCGGTGCCGGAAGCGCAGGGCGGTTTCGCGGGCAAGGCGCTCGACATGATGGTGGTGCAGCAGGAACTGGGACGCGGCCTGATCGTGGAGCCGTACCTGGCCACGGTGGTGGGTGCCTACGCTTTGGGCCTGGCCGGCGGCCAGGACGCACTGCTGGAGCAGGTGGCCGGCGGCGAACTGAAGCTGGCCGTGGCATTCAACGAGCCGCAGGCGCGTTACGAGCTGAACCACGTGCGCGTCACCGCCCGCGACGGCAAGCTCAACGGCCGCAAGACCGTGGTGGTGCATGGCGGCCAGGCCGACCGGCTGATCGTGTCGGCGCGCAGCAGCGGCGCCGAGGCCGACCAGGACGGCATCTCGCTGTTCCTGGTCGATGCCAAGGGCGCGGGCGTCAGCATCAAGGACTACCGCACCATCGACAACCTGCGCGCCGCCGATATCAGCTTCCAGGATGCGCCCGCGCAATTGCTGGGCGAAGCCGGCAAGGGCTTCGCGCTGGTCGAGCAGGTGGCGGACTACGCCGCGGTGCTGCTGTGCGCCGAGGCCGTGGGCGTGATGGACACGCTCAACGCCGCGACGCTGGAATACGCCAAGACGCGCCAGCAGTTCGGCGTGCCGATCGCGCGTTTCCAGGCGCTGCAGCACCGCATGGTCGAGATGTTCATCCATGCCGAGCAGTCGCGCTCGATCACGCTGCTGGCCGCGGCTCGCTTCGAGGAAGCCACGCCGGAACAGCGCCGCCGCTACGTCTCCGCCGCCAAGGCCCGCGTGGGCCAGGCCGCGCGCACGGTGGGACAGGAAGCGGTGCAGATCCACGGCGGCATGGGCGTGACCAACGAACTGCCGGCCGCGCACATGTTCAAGCGGCTCACGATGATCAACACCACCTTCGGCGACGTCGATCATCACCTGGGCCGCTTCGCCGCCCAGCCGGGGTTCCAGGAAGCTGCCTGA
- a CDS encoding MaoC family dehydratase: MLYFEDFEAGSRRELGSYLVTEEEILSFARQYDPQPFHIDKEAATSSIYGGLISSGWMTCSIMMRLLVLSTTGKSASMGSPGVDEIRWLKPVYAGDTLTVVLNVLDSRPSQSKPDRGVVHTQWEATNQRGELVCTVKGMGMYGRRPA, from the coding sequence ATGCTGTATTTCGAGGATTTTGAAGCCGGCAGCCGCCGTGAACTGGGCTCCTACCTCGTCACCGAGGAAGAGATCCTGAGCTTCGCGCGCCAGTACGATCCGCAGCCATTCCATATTGACAAGGAAGCCGCCACCAGCAGCATCTACGGCGGGCTGATTTCGAGCGGGTGGATGACATGCTCGATCATGATGCGCCTGCTGGTGCTGAGCACCACCGGCAAGTCGGCCAGCATGGGCTCGCCCGGCGTCGACGAGATCCGCTGGCTCAAGCCGGTCTATGCCGGCGACACGCTAACCGTCGTGCTGAACGTGCTCGACAGCCGGCCGTCGCAGTCCAAGCCGGACCGTGGCGTGGTCCATACCCAGTGGGAGGCCACCAACCAGCGCGGCGAGCTGGTGTGCACCGTCAAGGGCATGGGAATGTATGGCCGCCGGCCCGCGTAA
- a CDS encoding MaoC family dehydratase: protein MRTIATLEELEGLQGQEVAVSDWIEVTQQQVNQFAEATGDHQWIHIDVERAKKESPYGGPIAHGFLTLSLLPRFMHNALSMPSKIGVNYGLNRVRFTAPVPVGSKLRARIKLLKVERLDPLPKSPELIGAQSTWEVTVEREGSERPVCIAESITRRYG from the coding sequence ATGCGTACCATCGCAACGCTGGAAGAACTGGAAGGGCTGCAGGGCCAGGAAGTCGCGGTCAGCGACTGGATCGAGGTGACCCAGCAGCAGGTCAACCAGTTTGCCGAGGCCACCGGCGACCACCAGTGGATCCACATCGACGTGGAGCGTGCGAAAAAGGAATCGCCCTATGGCGGCCCCATCGCGCACGGCTTCCTGACGCTGTCGTTGCTGCCCAGGTTCATGCACAACGCGCTCAGCATGCCGTCCAAGATCGGCGTCAACTACGGCCTCAACCGGGTGCGCTTCACCGCACCGGTGCCGGTTGGCAGCAAGCTGCGCGCGCGCATCAAGCTGCTCAAGGTCGAGCGCCTGGATCCGCTGCCGAAGTCGCCCGAACTGATCGGCGCGCAGTCCACCTGGGAGGTCACGGTGGAGCGCGAGGGCAGCGAGCGGCCGGTGTGCATTGCCGAGTCGATCACCCGCCGTTACGGCTGA